In Paenibacillus kyungheensis, the following are encoded in one genomic region:
- the ilvD gene encoding dihydroxy-acid dehydratase: MRSDMIKKGFDRAPHRSLLRAAGVKEEDFGKPFIAVCNSYIDIVPGHVHLQEFGKIVKEAIREAGGVPFEFNTIGVDDGIAMGHIGMRYSLPSREIIADSLETVVAAHWFDGMVCIPNCDKITPGMMMGALRVNIPTMFVSGGPMKAGKDKNGRSISLTSVFEGVGAYQAGKIDDASLLELEQFGCPTCGSCSGMFTANSMNCLAEAMGIALPGNGTILAVSEDRRDFVRKSATQLMELIKLDLKPRDIVTKEALDNAFALDMAMGGSTNTVLHTLALAQEAGIDYPIERINEVANRVPHLAKLAPASDWHIEDVHLAGGVSAVLNELLKKPGALHPDCITVTGKTIRENVEGQEIQNTEVIHKIDNPHSERGGLAVLFGNLAPQGAIIKVGAVDPSVGGYHKGPAICFDSQDDALYGIANGHVKEGHVVVIRYEGPKGGPGMPEMLAPTSQIVGMGLGAKVGLITDGRFSGASRGISIGHISPEAAEGGPIAFVNDGDIIELDLNERKIELHISEEEFAERRKGWVEFEPKVKTGYLARYSKLVTNASMGGVMKI, translated from the coding sequence ATGCGTTCCGATATGATCAAAAAAGGGTTCGATCGTGCACCACATCGTAGCTTACTTCGTGCCGCTGGCGTTAAAGAAGAAGATTTTGGTAAACCGTTTATCGCGGTATGTAACTCTTATATTGATATCGTACCCGGTCATGTACATTTGCAAGAGTTCGGTAAAATCGTTAAAGAAGCGATCCGTGAAGCAGGCGGCGTTCCGTTTGAATTTAACACCATCGGCGTAGATGATGGTATCGCAATGGGACACATTGGTATGCGTTATTCGTTACCAAGTCGTGAGATTATTGCAGATTCACTTGAAACTGTTGTTGCAGCTCACTGGTTTGATGGCATGGTTTGTATTCCAAACTGTGACAAAATCACACCAGGTATGATGATGGGTGCTCTTCGCGTAAACATCCCTACGATGTTTGTTAGCGGTGGACCGATGAAAGCTGGTAAAGACAAAAATGGTCGCTCGATTTCCCTAACATCTGTATTTGAAGGTGTAGGTGCTTATCAAGCTGGTAAGATTGATGATGCAAGTCTACTTGAATTAGAACAATTTGGTTGTCCAACTTGTGGATCTTGTTCAGGAATGTTCACAGCGAACTCCATGAACTGTCTAGCAGAAGCAATGGGTATTGCTTTGCCAGGTAATGGAACTATCCTTGCAGTCTCTGAAGATCGTCGTGATTTTGTTCGTAAATCAGCGACACAATTAATGGAATTGATCAAATTAGACCTTAAACCTCGTGATATCGTAACAAAAGAAGCTTTGGATAATGCTTTTGCTTTGGATATGGCGATGGGTGGTTCTACAAATACAGTTCTTCATACATTGGCACTTGCTCAAGAAGCAGGTATCGATTATCCGATCGAACGTATCAATGAAGTCGCTAACCGCGTACCTCACTTAGCAAAATTAGCTCCAGCTTCTGACTGGCATATCGAAGATGTGCACTTGGCAGGTGGCGTAAGTGCTGTATTGAATGAATTGCTTAAAAAACCAGGCGCTCTACATCCAGATTGTATTACAGTTACAGGTAAAACAATTCGTGAAAATGTAGAAGGTCAAGAGATTCAAAATACAGAAGTTATCCACAAAATTGATAATCCTCACTCTGAGCGTGGCGGTCTAGCCGTATTGTTCGGTAATCTGGCTCCTCAAGGTGCAATTATCAAAGTTGGAGCAGTTGATCCTTCTGTTGGCGGATACCATAAAGGTCCTGCTATCTGCTTCGATTCACAAGATGATGCTCTATACGGTATTGCTAACGGTCATGTTAAAGAAGGTCATGTCGTTGTTATCCGTTATGAAGGTCCTAAAGGTGGCCCTGGTATGCCGGAGATGCTTGCTCCTACTTCTCAAATCGTAGGTATGGGTCTTGGTGCCAAAGTCGGTCTAATCACTGATGGACGCTTCTCAGGAGCTTCTCGTGGTATCAGTATCGGTCATATTTCTCCAGAAGCCGCTGAAGGCGGCCCTATCGCTTTCGTTAATGACGGAGATATTATTGAACTGGATCTGAACGAACGCAAAATCGAACTTCATATCAGTGAAGAAGAATTTGCTGAACGTCGTAAAGGTTGGGTTGAATTTGAACCTAAAGTAAAAACAGGATATCTAGCTCGTTATTCCAAACTTGTAACGAATGCAAGTATGGGCGGAGTTATGAAAATATAG
- a CDS encoding AI-2E family transporter gives MLPLYKKYWRTAFDIGIVILTVYLVLLLASKLYHIAAPIFLSFIIFALIEPFAMFLNRRGLPKMVCSAIAVLTFVLFLLGALFGAGLIFISQSAQIADNLPEYARIVQGHFTRLTTLMHQELNTLPDNVTQRINEYFAIFTGNLAIWGKTAFNYVLGWLSSFSTFIANFAVGIILAFFLSAEINLWRRVATERTPNTLKKAYFFLKEHVFYAIGAYLKAQLIMVMITFVLVYIGLLILGVNNAFSISLLSAAFDILPLLGIPVIFIPWIVYLFVVGETGLAIGLIVLLVVVMLTRQLLEPKITGNSIGISSAYLMLSAMIISLSIFGVVGLVLSPILIILLKELWLQGYLQRWIRLPKEEFEPITEDVPPPPVQ, from the coding sequence ATGCTTCCTTTATACAAAAAATATTGGCGTACTGCTTTTGATATCGGGATTGTCATTTTGACGGTATATCTAGTATTATTGCTTGCTAGCAAGCTTTATCATATTGCAGCGCCTATCTTTTTATCTTTTATTATTTTTGCTTTAATCGAACCTTTTGCTATGTTTTTAAATCGTCGTGGATTGCCCAAAATGGTCTGTTCAGCGATAGCAGTTCTTACGTTTGTATTATTTCTACTTGGCGCTTTATTTGGAGCAGGATTAATCTTTATTTCTCAATCTGCTCAGATTGCTGATAACTTACCTGAATACGCTAGAATTGTGCAAGGTCATTTTACAAGACTGACTACACTAATGCATCAAGAGTTAAATACATTACCAGATAATGTTACACAGCGAATCAATGAATATTTTGCTATCTTTACAGGGAATTTAGCGATCTGGGGCAAAACAGCTTTTAATTATGTATTAGGCTGGCTTAGTTCATTTTCTACATTTATCGCTAACTTTGCTGTAGGTATTATTTTAGCTTTCTTTTTGAGTGCTGAAATTAATCTTTGGCGACGCGTCGCTACCGAACGCACACCGAATACGCTCAAAAAAGCTTATTTCTTTTTGAAAGAACATGTTTTCTATGCGATTGGAGCTTATCTGAAAGCACAATTGATAATGGTGATGATCACTTTTGTATTGGTGTACATAGGATTGCTGATTTTAGGAGTGAATAATGCTTTTTCAATCTCGTTACTCAGTGCAGCATTTGATATTTTGCCATTACTCGGTATTCCCGTCATTTTTATTCCATGGATTGTGTATCTTTTTGTAGTTGGTGAGACAGGGCTTGCTATCGGATTGATCGTTTTACTGGTCGTGGTGATGTTAACCCGTCAATTGCTTGAACCCAAAATCACTGGTAATTCGATTGGTATTTCTTCTGCTTACTTGATGTTGTCTGCAATGATTATCTCATTATCGATTTTTGGTGTGGTTGGATTGGTATTATCACCTATTTTAATTATTTTGTTAAAAGAATTATGGTTACAAGGATATCTACAACGCTGGATTCGACTTCCAAAAGAAGAATTTGAACCGATTACCGAAGATGTCCCTCCGCCGCCTGTACAATAG
- a CDS encoding methyl-accepting chemotaxis protein, which produces MGLLQKKGKTKSKITLPDIKKLEKEQKKQLKRERTGLSKKAKETAQKKWFTQQKKTDTTDSSFPSPTVKTARTFPKWAQIPKKMTFSTNKDNPSNDPSVPAQRWRGLHPAKSVGIKLFLIFFIAIMLLVVSLGTFSYLTAKSIIKENAAVGNEQTIIQTGEKLDVILGQLVNSSTQIFFDPNMQEELINLSKPGIDDFDKFQAVNAITSNLQNQLNSLDAIDSIYIVPMNKNVNVVGAGVQIPAAEDVRNTAWYKELESGNGVMQWVPTMEMQGTVKNFLFARAVRTTNSSDSFVFVISANSKLIEDQIANVNMGTGGRVDLIGGATNTVIASTNSTDISKPSNYSFLPQLTEKSGRVENSDGQSPILIAYSTLQNSDWKLVGTVPINELVSSAKPILNMTLIFAVIDAVFAVLIGIFIIRIIAKPLQNLQQLMRKGAQGKLNVRTTHKSEDEIGQLGAAFNEMMENITNLVKQTNQSAQEVLGTATILSNASKQTATSAKEIAVATEEIANGAGSLALEAERGTELADGIMGQMNKVISANNEMGASAHDVEQASETGVQHMEKLLTRTQTTEDMIRSLGARIDSLQQSTSSVQQVLDVMQNITKQTNILSLNATIEAARAGAAGKGFMVVADEVRKLAEQSRESILMVGKITTNIQQEMEETIKVLNNAYPLFKQQTEAVKDTTTIFESVQGQMSAFVTKLNSVTASINDLSQVQNTMSEAMSNVSAVAEQSSATSQEVASLSNEQHNVSGQLVQLSGQLENVSLDLKETISRFTVDEEETHSSEVSSDSPEDVVEEQTAQVEESDSSTPVDIDQSQTAENDTPLNNESDKRT; this is translated from the coding sequence ATGGGGTTATTGCAGAAAAAAGGCAAAACAAAAAGCAAAATAACACTTCCAGACATCAAGAAGCTTGAAAAAGAGCAAAAAAAGCAACTCAAACGTGAACGTACAGGTTTATCGAAAAAGGCGAAAGAAACAGCTCAGAAAAAATGGTTTACACAACAAAAGAAAACGGATACAACCGATTCTTCTTTTCCCTCTCCTACCGTCAAAACGGCGCGTACATTTCCGAAGTGGGCGCAAATTCCTAAAAAAATGACTTTTTCCACAAACAAAGACAATCCATCCAATGATCCATCTGTACCTGCTCAGCGCTGGCGTGGCTTACATCCAGCTAAATCGGTAGGGATTAAATTATTCCTTATCTTTTTTATCGCCATTATGTTGCTTGTTGTATCATTAGGCACATTCTCGTATTTAACTGCCAAAAGTATTATTAAAGAAAATGCAGCAGTTGGTAATGAACAAACGATTATTCAAACAGGTGAAAAATTAGATGTTATTTTGGGACAATTGGTTAATTCATCGACTCAAATCTTTTTTGATCCTAATATGCAAGAAGAGTTAATCAACTTATCCAAACCCGGTATAGATGATTTTGATAAATTCCAAGCTGTTAATGCGATTACCAGTAATCTACAAAATCAATTAAATTCATTAGATGCGATTGATTCGATCTATATCGTACCTATGAACAAAAATGTAAATGTAGTCGGAGCCGGTGTACAAATTCCAGCAGCCGAGGATGTGCGTAATACAGCCTGGTACAAAGAATTAGAAAGTGGCAATGGTGTAATGCAATGGGTTCCTACTATGGAGATGCAAGGCACTGTCAAAAACTTTTTATTTGCACGAGCTGTGCGTACGACGAATTCTTCCGATTCATTTGTATTCGTGATTAGTGCTAATAGTAAGTTGATTGAAGATCAGATTGCTAATGTGAATATGGGTACAGGTGGTCGTGTTGATCTTATTGGTGGGGCTACGAATACAGTGATTGCATCGACGAATAGTACAGACATTTCCAAGCCATCGAACTATAGTTTTTTACCTCAATTGACAGAGAAAAGCGGTCGAGTTGAAAATAGTGATGGTCAATCGCCTATTCTAATCGCTTATAGTACACTTCAAAATTCAGATTGGAAATTGGTAGGAACTGTACCGATTAATGAATTGGTATCTAGTGCCAAACCTATTTTGAATATGACATTAATTTTTGCAGTGATTGACGCTGTATTTGCTGTATTGATCGGTATCTTTATTATTCGTATTATTGCGAAGCCATTACAAAATCTACAACAATTGATGCGCAAAGGTGCACAAGGTAAATTGAATGTGCGTACGACTCATAAGTCTGAAGATGAGATTGGACAACTGGGTGCCGCTTTTAATGAAATGATGGAAAATATTACGAACCTTGTAAAACAGACCAATCAATCGGCTCAAGAAGTACTGGGTACTGCAACAATATTGAGTAATGCGTCTAAGCAGACCGCTACATCAGCGAAAGAAATAGCAGTAGCAACAGAAGAAATTGCAAATGGTGCAGGTAGCCTAGCGTTAGAAGCAGAACGAGGTACAGAACTTGCTGATGGCATTATGGGTCAAATGAACAAAGTGATCAGTGCTAATAATGAAATGGGTGCTTCTGCGCATGATGTAGAACAAGCAAGTGAGACAGGTGTACAGCATATGGAGAAATTGCTAACCCGTACACAAACGACAGAAGATATGATTCGTTCGTTAGGTGCTCGTATTGACTCATTGCAACAAAGTACTTCATCTGTACAACAAGTACTTGATGTCATGCAGAATATTACGAAACAAACCAATATTTTATCACTCAATGCAACGATTGAAGCCGCTCGTGCTGGAGCTGCTGGTAAAGGATTTATGGTGGTTGCTGATGAAGTACGCAAACTAGCAGAACAATCGCGCGAATCTATTCTTATGGTTGGTAAAATCACAACTAATATTCAGCAAGAAATGGAAGAAACGATTAAAGTTCTGAATAACGCGTATCCGTTATTCAAGCAACAAACTGAAGCAGTTAAAGACACAACAACTATTTTCGAATCAGTACAAGGTCAGATGTCTGCTTTTGTAACGAAGTTAAACTCTGTAACAGCTTCGATCAATGATCTGAGTCAAGTACAGAATACGATGTCTGAAGCGATGAGTAATGTGAGTGCGGTAGCGGAACAATCTTCTGCCACTTCACAAGAAGTAGCTTCACTGAGCAATGAACAACACAATGTTAGTGGGCAGCTTGTTCAACTATCCGGTCAATTGGAAAATGTATCGCTTGATCTGAAAGAAACTATTTCTCGCTTTACAGTAGATGAAGAAGAGACTCATTCTTCTGAGGTATCTTCAGATTCTCCAGAGGATGTTGTTGAGGAACAGACTGCACAAGTAGAAGAATCTGATTCTTCTACACCTGTTGATATCGACCAATCGCAAACAGCGGAAAATGATACACCATTAAATAACGAGTCAGACAAAAGAACGTAA
- a CDS encoding peptidase U32 family protein, translating into MSTTEKPKYYGKRHRLAKPELLAPAGNLEKLKFAIHYGADAVYIGGQKYGLRSNADNFSFEEMREGVEFANRYGAKVFVATNIYAHDEDIAGLEEYLCKLEEVGISAVIVADPAIIETALRCAPGLEVHLSTQQSTLNWQAVKFWKEEGLPRVVLGRETSFAEIAEIKKHVDVEIEAFIHGAMCSSFSGRCVLSNHFTDRDSNRGGCCQSCRWKYDLFEDARSEQEWVSEEDAADQQMLQQFSLGVNQKPLYEEQDSAFSMGSKDLCMLEHIPSLIEVGVDSFKIEGRMKSIHYVATVVNAYRQAIDSYMADPENYVLKPEWLEDINKAANRPLNTGFFYDTPDHEDHIYEAEEKAVPYDFAGLVLDYDEATGIATVQQRNHFKPGQQIEFFGPNQMFFKQTVGQLWDEAGHELDAARHPLQKVKMKVDHPVRYFDMMRKNNTKQAKQAVKATVTV; encoded by the coding sequence ATGTCAACAACGGAAAAACCAAAGTATTATGGTAAACGTCATCGTCTTGCCAAACCTGAATTACTAGCACCGGCTGGTAATTTGGAAAAACTGAAATTTGCTATTCATTATGGGGCAGATGCGGTCTATATTGGTGGACAAAAATACGGTCTTCGTTCAAATGCAGATAACTTCAGCTTTGAAGAAATGCGCGAAGGAGTCGAATTTGCTAATCGCTATGGTGCTAAAGTATTTGTAGCTACAAATATTTATGCTCATGATGAAGATATAGCAGGTCTGGAAGAATATTTATGTAAATTAGAAGAAGTCGGTATCTCTGCGGTGATTGTAGCCGATCCTGCGATTATTGAGACCGCTCTTCGTTGTGCACCGGGTCTGGAAGTGCATTTGAGTACTCAGCAATCCACATTGAACTGGCAAGCGGTGAAATTCTGGAAAGAAGAAGGATTGCCACGAGTGGTATTAGGACGGGAAACAAGCTTTGCAGAAATCGCGGAGATCAAAAAACATGTTGATGTTGAAATCGAAGCGTTTATTCATGGAGCAATGTGTTCTTCTTTCTCTGGACGTTGTGTATTATCGAACCATTTTACAGATCGTGATTCTAATCGTGGTGGATGCTGTCAGTCTTGTCGTTGGAAATATGATCTTTTTGAAGATGCACGTTCAGAACAAGAATGGGTATCCGAAGAAGATGCAGCAGACCAACAGATGTTGCAACAGTTTAGTCTGGGCGTGAATCAAAAGCCTTTATACGAAGAACAAGATTCTGCGTTCTCGATGGGTTCTAAAGATTTGTGTATGTTAGAGCATATTCCTAGTCTGATTGAAGTCGGCGTAGATAGCTTCAAAATCGAAGGTCGTATGAAATCTATTCACTATGTAGCGACTGTGGTTAATGCATATCGTCAAGCGATCGACTCTTATATGGCTGATCCCGAGAACTATGTTTTAAAGCCAGAATGGCTTGAAGATATTAACAAAGCAGCTAACCGTCCGCTAAATACAGGATTTTTCTATGATACACCTGATCATGAAGATCATATTTACGAAGCAGAAGAAAAAGCAGTTCCTTATGATTTTGCAGGATTGGTATTGGATTATGATGAAGCTACAGGGATCGCTACTGTGCAACAACGTAATCATTTCAAACCAGGACAGCAAATTGAATTTTTTGGACCAAATCAAATGTTCTTCAAACAAACAGTCGGTCAATTATGGGATGAAGCAGGCCATGAATTAGATGCTGCCCGCCATCCTTTACAAAAAGTGAAAATGAAAGTAGATCATCCTGTTCGTTATTTTGATATGATGCGCAAAAATAACACTAAACAAGCCAAACAAGCTGTAAAAGCAACAGTAACCGTCTAA
- a CDS encoding peptidase U32 family protein, giving the protein MNKKPELLVTASSLEELYRLAEAGADAFLIGEERYGMRLSGEFKVEDIAQAVDYAHEHGKRIYVAVNNLMTNDLLEGLPDYMEQMAKLQVDGIEFGDPAIVGLAREYAPEIALHWNAEMTSTNATTANYWGRKGATRAVLARELNMDEITGMIDTLEVEAQVQVHGMTNIYHSKRRLVGSYMQHQGRPVDGDDLGLQRGLFLIEAERRDEKFPIYEDNNGTHIMSSEDVCILEDLHLLMEAGVQSFKIEGILKSIAYNETAVRMFRQAIDQYAQDPEQYEFDESWMDEIRRMQDPERELSFGFFYKEQVF; this is encoded by the coding sequence ATGAATAAAAAACCTGAACTGTTAGTTACAGCATCTTCACTCGAAGAATTGTATCGTTTAGCAGAAGCGGGAGCCGATGCTTTTTTGATCGGTGAAGAACGTTATGGTATGCGGTTGTCTGGGGAGTTCAAAGTAGAAGATATTGCACAAGCAGTAGATTATGCGCATGAACATGGCAAGCGTATTTATGTAGCGGTTAATAATTTAATGACAAATGACTTATTAGAAGGTTTACCGGATTATATGGAGCAGATGGCAAAGTTACAAGTCGATGGGATCGAATTTGGTGATCCAGCGATAGTAGGTCTAGCTCGTGAGTATGCGCCTGAGATCGCTTTGCACTGGAATGCAGAGATGACTTCTACCAATGCGACTACAGCGAACTACTGGGGTCGTAAAGGCGCTACACGTGCTGTGCTAGCACGTGAGCTCAATATGGATGAGATTACAGGCATGATTGATACATTAGAAGTAGAAGCTCAAGTACAAGTACATGGGATGACCAATATTTATCATTCCAAAAGACGCCTAGTAGGAAGTTATATGCAGCATCAAGGTCGACCGGTTGATGGTGATGATTTGGGTCTGCAACGTGGACTGTTTTTGATCGAAGCTGAGCGTCGTGATGAAAAATTCCCTATTTATGAAGATAACAATGGAACGCATATCATGAGTTCAGAAGATGTGTGTATTCTGGAAGATTTGCATTTGTTAATGGAAGCTGGCGTTCAAAGTTTTAAAATCGAAGGCATTCTTAAATCTATCGCATATAACGAAACAGCGGTCCGGATGTTCCGTCAAGCGATTGATCAGTATGCTCAAGATCCAGAACAGTATGAATTTGATGAATCATGGATGGATGAGATTCGCCGTATGCAAGATCCTGAACGTGAATTGTCATTTGGATTCTTTTATAAAGAACAAGTATTTTGA
- the mltG gene encoding endolytic transglycosylase MltG, translated as MRRRGRTGIWIILIVLIVIAAGIGYGWNAMQPTAASDQVVPYTLKQGTSTATVADELAQNGLIKNAFAFKVYLKMKSEGSEFKAGDYEFTPGLTYDQIISKLDNAEVVVPKTMKFTIPEGYTVTQIADKLSEAGYVDRDAFMKLVDDPSSLKLAQELKVPTGDGILHPLEGYLFPATYDLPIESTESDIIANMLLATRTKLRSIDNLDAQLKERNLTVHQLLTEASLVEREVVVPAERAQVAGVIDNRLKQKMKLQIDATVQYALGKQKDRLLYSDLKIDSPYNTYLHEGLPPGPIANPGLDAIKAALAPEASEYLYYVTKKDGTGGHLFAKTYQEHLKNIETSKSTAK; from the coding sequence TTGCGCAGACGAGGTAGGACAGGGATATGGATTATATTGATTGTTCTGATTGTGATTGCAGCCGGTATTGGCTATGGGTGGAATGCTATGCAACCTACAGCAGCATCGGATCAAGTAGTACCGTATACGTTAAAGCAAGGCACAAGCACAGCTACAGTAGCTGATGAATTAGCTCAAAATGGATTAATCAAAAATGCGTTCGCTTTTAAAGTGTATTTGAAAATGAAAAGTGAGGGCAGTGAATTCAAAGCAGGTGATTATGAATTCACGCCAGGATTAACGTATGATCAGATTATTTCAAAGTTAGATAATGCAGAAGTTGTTGTGCCCAAAACGATGAAATTTACGATTCCTGAAGGGTATACAGTAACTCAGATTGCCGATAAATTAAGTGAGGCTGGATATGTAGATCGCGATGCTTTTATGAAATTAGTAGATGATCCTTCATCTTTAAAACTCGCTCAAGAACTTAAAGTGCCAACAGGTGATGGTATTCTGCATCCACTGGAAGGTTATTTGTTCCCGGCAACGTATGATCTACCGATCGAAAGTACAGAATCCGATATTATTGCTAATATGTTGTTAGCGACTCGCACCAAGCTACGCTCAATTGATAATCTGGATGCTCAACTAAAAGAACGTAATCTCACGGTTCACCAACTGTTGACAGAAGCTTCTCTAGTGGAGCGTGAAGTCGTAGTTCCAGCAGAAAGAGCGCAAGTCGCAGGTGTCATCGATAATCGTCTCAAACAAAAGATGAAGCTTCAAATTGATGCAACTGTGCAATATGCCCTAGGCAAGCAAAAAGATCGACTGTTATACTCAGATCTTAAAATAGATAGTCCTTACAACACGTACTTACATGAAGGTTTACCACCGGGGCCAATCGCTAATCCAGGTCTGGATGCGATCAAAGCAGCACTGGCACCTGAAGCTTCAGAATATCTGTATTATGTTACGAAAAAAGACGGTACAGGCGGTCATTTATTCGCCAAAACGTATCAAGAACATCTCAAAAATATAGAAACAAGCAAGAGTACAGCCAAATAA